A region from the Aegilops tauschii subsp. strangulata cultivar AL8/78 chromosome 5, Aet v6.0, whole genome shotgun sequence genome encodes:
- the LOC109733628 gene encoding cytochrome P450 71A1, protein MSPYAVLVAVLLTFCYVVWKARGSRSGKLPPSPPSRPLLGHLHLLGRHPHRSLRELHARYGTDGGLLLLQLGRRRTLVVSTAAAAAGLYKNHDLAFASRVPSAPADKLTYGSTNVSFAPYGDAWRRSKKMAVVHLLSPRRADSFAPVRAAEAAALVAGVRRAAEAGEIVELRELLSAYSNAVVTRATTGAAGATAEKLKKLLGNSAAIMSGLQADDVLPDAAAKVVRWATGLEKRLDAELEQWDKFLSEIIAEHLEKKPDNGAGEESFLDVLLRLREEGAAGLELTNDRIKSLIKDMIAGGTDTASVTLEWAMAELVGNPRAIAKLQDEIDRVTEGKPTIEEDDLSRMEYLRAVLKEVLRLHPAAPLLIPHQSTTAAVVQGYEIPAETALFVNAWAIGRDPAAWGATAEEFWPERFLGGGSAQGVDLRGNDYQLLPFGAGRRLCPGISFAMPVLEIALCSLVRHFDWKLPAEARLDMNEAPGLITPPLAPLRLVPKCRRQQ, encoded by the exons ATGTCTCCGTACGCCGTCCTCGTCGCGGTGCTCTTGACCTTCTGCTACGTCGTTTGGAAGGCTCGAGGCAGCAGAAGTGGCAAGCTCCCGCCCTCGCCGCCGTCGCGTCCGCTGCTCGGCCAcctccacctccttggccgccacccgcaCCGCTCCTTGCGCGAGCTGCACGCTCGGTACGGCACCGATGGCGGCCTCCTGCTGTTGCAGCTCGGGCGCAGGCGGACGCTGGTGGTTTCcacggcggccgcggcggcgggccTGTACAAGAACCACGACCTCGCCTTCGCCTCCCGCGTGCCCAGCGCGCCGGCCGACAAGCTGACGTACGGCTCCACCAACGTCTCCTTCGCACCCTACGGCGACGCCTGGCGCCGCAGCAAGAAGATggccgtcgtccacctcctctCCCCGCGCCGTGCCGACTCGTTCGCCCCCGTGCGGGCCGCCGAGGCGGCCGCCCTCGTCGCCGGGGTGCGCCGCGCCGCGGAGGCGGGTGAGATTGTGGAGCTGAGGGAGCTCCTGTCCGCCTACAGCAACGCGGTGGTCACCCGCGCGACCACCGGCGCCGCAGGTGCCACGGCCGAGAAGCTAAAAAAGCTTTTGGGTAACTCCGCAGCGATCATGTCGGGGCTCCAGGCGGATGACGTGCTCCCCGACGCGGCGGCGAAGGTGGTTAGGTGGGCGACGGGTCTCGAGAAGAGGCTCGACGCCGAGCTCGAACAGTGGGACAAGTTCCTATCAGAGATAATCGCAGAGCACCTTGAGAAGAAGCCAGACAACGGCGCAGGGGAGGAGAGCTTCCTCGACGTCCTGCTGCGGCTTAGGGAAGAAGGCGCCGCCGGACTCGAGCTCACCAACGATCGCATCAAAAGCCTCATCAAG GACATGATAGCCGGCGGGACAGACACAGCATCGGTCACGTTGGAATGGGCCATGGCGGAGCTCGTCGGGAACCCGCGGGCAATAGCCAAGCTGCAGGACGAGATAGATCGAGTCACCGAAGGCAAACCGACCATCGAGGAAGACGACCTGAGCAGGATGGAGTACCTCAGGGCGGTGCTGAAGGAGGTGCTCCGGCTCCACCCGGCGGCACCGCTCCTCATCCCGCACCAGTCGACGACCGCGGCGGTCGTGCAGGGCTACGAGATCCCAGCTGAGACTGCGCTCTTCGTCAACGCGTGGGCGATCGGGAGGGACCCGGCGGCGTGGGGAGCAACGGCGGAGGAGTTCTGGCCGGAGCGATTCCTGGGCGGCGGCAGCGCGCAGGGCGTGGACCTGCGGGGGAACGACTACCAGCTCCTCCCGTTCGGCGCCGGCCGGCGGCTCTGCCCCGGCATCAGCTTCGCGATGCCGGTGCTGGAGATCGCGCTCTGCAGCCTTGTGCGCCACTTCGACTGGAAACTCCCCGCCGAGGCACGTCTAGACATGAACGAGGCGCCGGGACTGATCACGCCGCCGCTGGCTCCGCTGCGCCTTGTCCCCAAGTGCAGGAGGCAGCAGTAG